Within Spinacia oleracea cultivar Varoflay chromosome 4, BTI_SOV_V1, whole genome shotgun sequence, the genomic segment TGTATTTCTTTATCAAACAAAAGCCCCAACATATTTTTTCTTCTCTTGCCTTCTTTGACCTTCAATCGGTAAAACTAGGGTTTTGTATTTGGTAAGACAATACCTGCCTACCAAAACGAATTGGGTTGCCGGAGAACCGTGATTCGATACAAGCGAACCGATTTGAGATTTGTGGGGACACCAACGAACCTGGTAACGTTGTTCCTAATGCAAGGCTTTATGGACCTTAACTGCCAAGTAATAGCACCAAAACTAACAAGGCACAGCCGCCAAGTAGAAAGCACAAGGTGTTATACCTTAGCTATTGGCATAATCGTCATCCTAACTCTATAAGGATGATGCAAACAATCACAACAATGAACATTCTTCATCAAACAGTCCTCTATCAATTTACTGAGCTTGGTACCAACCTTTTAATGTATTTTATTGCAACGACTCTTTGGCAATGGTGAACTTGCTATAACAGGTATAACACTCATGACTTAtaacgatttttttttcttttctttttttcctttcCTCTCGTACCCTCTTGTTATTCCAATTCCGGTTGTTCTGCTCAATCCACCTTATTCAACCTCTTCCACAGTCAAGCCTCCTGATTAGTTGTGGCGTCCCCCAGACTCAATATCATTATTTACAATATAACTATTATTAGCAAAAACTAGCGCAAATTCGTTTCTATAATGTGAACTTTATGTCAGACCTTGTTTatgttattataaattttatcacCAAACACAGACGGGCTATCAACAACATGACAAAAGCAGAAGaaacttgaaataatttaaGCAAGATTTATCTCACGGTGACAAAAAGTGATGAAAAAGCTCCCACCGCCGTGGTATTTATGGGTAATTCAAATTGATGGGCTGACCACATCAGGGGTTTCTGAAGGGTGTAAAGGGCGAGATTATGATGATTTTGggttatattttaataaaagagGAGGTATATAGATTATAAACAATTGGCAGTAGCTTCATCGTCGAAGGAGTGGGTGGGGTGAGTGGCTTCCGCCATTTTTAAGTTTTGACAAGAACGTAAGAGCTTTTAAATGAGATGAAGATAAAGGATAATGCAATGAGGAAGTGGAATTAGGAGGAAGAGAGAATTGAAGCAAGTAGCTTCATCGTCGAAGGAGTGGGTGGGGTGAGTGGCTTCCGCCATTTTAAGTTTTGACAAGAACATAAGAGCTTTTAAATGAGATGAAGATAAAGGATAATGCAATGAGGAAGTGGAATTAGGAGGAAGAGAGAATTGAAGCAAGTACTTGGTAGTGCTGCCTTGCAAATTCCATgggaaaaaaacagaaaacaaaagagACATAAAAAAGGAAGGagataaattaaattattaaaactcaCATGAATGGCACATGACATCATTTTTACCTCAGTAGGCCAACCATGTGAAATGACATATCTTACAAAATACACCAAAGAGTATGGATTGAACTTAGTTAATTGATAGGCGGGACTGTTTCAAGAAGAATGCCAATAGTTGTGTTTATATCaacttttcaaatttctttGACATAATTTTATTCAATTCTTTATGGACATGCTAGGACCCCTTCTTGGTTGCAAACTTCTTGTCTGTTCATTCTATTTTTGCCCCTGACAAATGTTGAGTATTTACAATTAtgtttcaagtttcaacaaGTAATACACCTAACATTTACAGATATGCTAAATGACACCATCCAGAAGTCAACTACACACAATTCCATGTCAactaatgtccttgattgttaTATTCAACTGAAGTCTTAGCTTCTCCTGTCTTACACTTTCTTCTTTGACTACATAATAGAAAACCATCCTAACAAGTATTTCACTTTTCTTCCGTTCTTTTCCCTTTCCCCTCTTTTTTCAGAGGGTAAAAGAAAGATGACTTCTGGTAAATCATGAGTACATCTAAAGGAGTACTAATACGAATATTGTAACAGGGTCGCTTGTAAAAAGGAcataagaaagaaaaagaaagctaaTAAGCTTTCAAGGAAAGATGACGAAATAAACACAAGATAAAAACGTAACACTATCTAGTGCACAACTGAACAACCACAAAGAATTTGGTAAATAGAGAAAGAGGCTAAAGATCTTCAAACATCCAATTTTCAGACAAAGAGACTCAATTCAAACATATTAACTCTCCAAAGCAAGGCTGTCAATGTGCTTCTGACCAATAATTAAAAGGCTAAGAAACAATTTCTAAGCTAATAGTAATGTTGTAATGTAAGTTGTAACAACTAACAAAATCATGAGTCCACAGCAACAAGATTGATGAAGTTGGCAAAAAACTCTTAAGAGATTAAAGATGACAATGGCAGTATCTAGAAGGTATTCaggaacaaacaaatctttCAAACCAATACCCTTGTTCAAAACAGAGGGCAGGTCGCATGCCCTCTATCAACAAAAGAAGACTAAAAAAGAGTAGAAGTGACAAGATAAGGTGATTAGCATAGCTATACAACCCAAAGACGAGAACCAGCCATTCGTTTGGCTCCTTCCACAATTATTTCAAGTAACCTAATTGCGGAATTCAACAAATGGACCCAATAATCAAATAATAAGGAGCATCAGAATAATTTCGAATGGAAGTACTAAGGGGGCATTTTCTTTGTGGTATTCAAGAAAGGGTAAGGGAAACAACAGACTCCGTTCCCTTTGGTGTGGTTTGTTGGGCCAATTTTATCATTCCTTTCCCCTTTATTTCCCAAACTCCCCTCTAAAATGAAACACCCCCAAGGGTTTCAACATAACCCCAAACTCCTCCACACCATGACAACATTGACAAACTTTGACCCCACCGGTCTAAACAAGTGTTTAAAAAAGCGCGAAGCTCTAGGGCAAAGCGCTTAATTAGGTCTGAGTGAATCGTTTGTGATTAAGCACGCCGAAGCGTGCTATTTGGCACTTCATTGAAAttctttttaaaattattattacttGACGTTGAAAGCTATTTTTATATGTTGTATTGTGTTCTAGACCATACCCTATTAATCTTTAATGATAGAAAGTGGGACAAGAgtccaaaagaaaaggaaaaagaacaaTAGCCGTCCCTAGCTTCTTGATAAAACTATGTTATATGCTTTATTTTTGTTCAAACAAAGAGTAATATATATTTGGAAGCAAATTTgatgtttatatatttttgtgGTTATTTAGTAAGATATATATGcataatagtaaaaaaaaaaaaacttaaattcTTAAAAGGTGCGCTTCACTTCGACGAAGCGCGCGCCTTGCGCTTTGCACTTAGGCTTTAAGACTCAAATCATTTTAGTGCACTTTGCGCCTTTTTATACACTGGTCTAAACTCACCACCACTACCTAACCCCACCACTTCTTCTCCCTCCAATATTCACCAACAACCACAAACCCACCCCAACACAGCCCTCCCTCACCGCATCAACAATCAAACAACTCTTCTTCTTTTTTCCTTTAATGATAAAATACCAAAACGCCAGTCGCCACATCACCCCACTGCACAACCAAAAATACGAATTGCTACCTTAGCCCACCGAAAATCAACCAAAAGCACcaagaaaaagggaaaagaaaaggaagatgaagcaaaaataagttaaagaaaaaataagagaaagagagagatccAGAGACAAACTATTCCGACGGCGGTTTGCTTCTATTAAGGTGGTGGTGCAGATCAAGGACTTAAGGAGATGGTTGAAGAAGGTGTGAGAATGGGTGCCTCGTGTCTGGAGTaggattttatttcttttttttcctaCCCTAACACAAGTATGTTAGGGCCTTAGGGGTTGTGAATTTCTTTCGTTACCTATCCGTTTAATATTGCCTTTTCCCTTTCTCCACTGAACTGCCCCTAAAAACCTAATAAAAAAACTTCCAAACTGACCCAACAAAAAGAGGAAGACAAAACCTACCCGTCAAAAAAAAGAGCAAAATAAAACATGAAAGTACTCCACAAGGAGAAAAGGAAAACACCAAACACAGAAATAACCAATGAGCTCCAATTGGAGCAGCTTCACAAGAATCAGCAACTAAGTTTCCCAGGATGAAAATGCTTAAAAGAATAAAGTGTTCATTTGGCTGTTTGATTGATTTGATAGAGCATTATACTTGGCACGAAGTATTAATTTCTTAGAAAGGTGCATTATTTCCTATCTTTTAGGTTAACACAGGAATTTACAAAATTTAAGCAATGCAGTTAATACACAATTTTGTAAGCCAGATACCCCGTTAATAACAACTAGTCATACAACCAAGCCTTGGGGGTTGGGATAACAAGATGCAACAGTTAAGAAAAAGGTTCAATATCAATCTACTTGTACATAAATGTAAGAAGAACAAAGTGTACCAACTCACCTAAACTTTTGGAGTCTTATTCAAATATCCTTTAAGAACATCCATTACGGCCCCAAAATCTGCCTTCACTTGCACAGGTGGATTCGCAAACTTGCAAGACATATCAGGGATAGACTTTGAATGATAATCAACCTTTGATTGTGTGAATTTCAGCCCATGAGCAGTACTCACAACAACCGTCCTATCATTTGGTCCTATGACACCACTATTCCTCAATTTAAACAATGCAGTCAAAGCAACACCGGTATGCGGGCAAATAAACATCCCAGTAGAATCAGCTTGAGCCATAGCGTCCATTAGTTCTTCCTCGGTTGCCTCTTCAACAATACCATTACAATTTTTCAAAGCGAAAACCGCCCTGTCAATTGATACAGGATCACCAATCTGAATAGCTGAAGCAAATGTAGTATTAGCTTTTATAGCCTTAAAGTCCTTCCACCCTGACTTATAATGCAAATACAACGGATTAGCATTAGCAGCTTGAGCACACACCAACCTCGGCATCTTATCAACAAGCCCCAATTCATAGCACATTTTAAAACCCTTATAAAAGGCGTAAATGTTCCCCAAATTCCCACCAGGAACAATCACCCAATCAGGCACTTCCCAATCAAACTGCTGCAAAATCTCAATAGCAGCAGTTTTCTGCCCCTCAAGCCTCAAACTATTCAAAGAATTTGCCAAATAAATCGGCAACTCGGCTGTTACTTCCCTAATCAACTGCATACAACCATCGAAATCAGTATCGATACTCAACACAAAAGCCCCATTAGCAATCGGCTGAACCAACTGAGCCATGGAAATCTTATCAGCAGGCAAAAACACGATGGACGGAATCCCCGCAGAAGCACAGTAAGCTGACAAAGCAGCAGAAGTGTCACCAGTTGAAGCGCAACCGACACCGACAACAGGGCGTTTCATTTTCCTCAACCTATTAACCTGACTAACCAAAACAGTCATACCCAGATCCTTAAAACTACCAGTATGACTAATCCCACAATGTTTCACCCACAAATCAGACATACCCAGAAACTGTTTCCCAAAACGCTCAGCCCAGAAGAGATTGGAGTTACCTTCAAAAGCTGACACGATATCGTCGCCATCAATCTCCGGGAGAACCCACTCTTTCTTAGACCAAACGCCTGAGCCATACGGCCAATTGGTCTTCCCAACGCGGGAATCGAAGAGGGATTTCCAGTAATTTCCGTCAAATTGCTTGAGCGCATCCATGTCGTGTTGAACATCCAACAGGCCGCCGGAGCGGGAGCGGTAGACGATCTCATCGAGGGAATAAGACTCGGTGGATTCAGGTGAGGCGTTGAAGGGGACGTATTTGGCGGAGAAGTTATGGGATTTGGCATGGCGGCGGGCCTCTTCGCGGATATCTTCGTGGGCAGCGCGGTGggtggaggtggaggaggtGGCGGTGATTGGGGGGAGGGTGAAAATGGGGGTTGGTTTGGGGTGACGGTGGAGGCGGTGGTTGTTAAGTTTGGGTTTGGGGTTTTGGAAGAGAGAGGTCGCGGTGGAAGTGGCAGGGTTGAAGAGGGAAGAAGAGGACGCCGCCATTGGtagagaagaggagagagaaaatgagggaTTGTGGTGATTTGCAAAATGGGGATGCCTTATCGCGCTAATATTATGCAACTAtttttggaataaactatggtCGATGGAGCATTTTCCATAATAGAGCAGGGGTATTTTCGTAAAtaaattgaagaaaatggaATTTTTATCAAATATTTATAGGTTTTAATTCACCGTACATATTCGTGTTTTCGCTCACCGTATACCATTgagtttgaaaaaataataggaaaatttggtaatattaatccaacctttggccgattttcttttattaagcccacctacgacatattttttaataatctcacctttactacccagcgacttttattgggcccaacacgtcataaacctattgtaggcggtaatatgtccctacgtggcagtactctctctcgatatattaagtcatcatcatcaattcatcaccatctcgatgacTTTTTCATCGATTACCGGTCACTTAAGgctaataaaagtcgttgggtagtaaaggtgggattattaaaaaaatatgtcgtaggtgggattaataaaagaaaaccggccaaaggttggattaatattaccaaaatttcctAATAAATAATATGACATGACTTTGACGTTAACTCTCCTTAAATCTCTCATTTTTCATCTGTGTTTCTCCTACATCTTTAACTCTCTCTCCAGTCTACACCTTCACAATCATCTCCTTTAATATCTCCTCAATCAAACACAAGCACTCGACGTTGTTACCTTTGTCGTACGGGCAACATAATCTCGCTGGAATCTCTTCTCATTACAAGTGATAGAACTCCACAGCCTCCGACATTCACTTCACCTTCGAAGCCCTAACTTTTGCTCCCTTTGACGAAGTCAAATTGAAATGacgcatcatttaataaaccacgatTAAATGggataataaataatttatttcattTCTATGAATGATTAAAAATAAATGTTTACAAAGTATTTAAAATCTAAAAACTCAAAAACATTTACTGGACATCAAATCCATTCTACGGCACGCTTGATTCTCACATCTGCAGACTGCGGTGtgtgagttgtgcttcgcttgcgctATAGGTTTAGTAAATGGATCTGctacgttgtcgtcagttccaatttttcttatctcgacttcttgtGTTTTAACGAATtgtcgtagaaggtgaaatctacgaagtacgtGTTTGACTTTCACAATAGGGAGCTATTACTCCTTTAATGGAGGAGACTACACCAATTTCTTTGATGAACTTCCGAAGACAAACAACTTCCTTTGTTGCCTTATGCGCTGCAATGTACTccacttagcacttttccatcttACTACTCCTCCGTTTAGGCAAAAAACATACCCAAATTGTGATCTAAAGTCATCTTTTTCGGTTTGGAAGCTTGCGCCTGTATAGCTATTtacaatcaattcatcatctccaccatagttTCAGGTACTtaaggatgttcttggcagcagtccaatgtgcctctctagggtctgactggtatctactcGTAGCATAGAGTGCATACAAAACATCtgagcgtgtacatatcataacatacattattCAACCAACCAATAATGCATATGGTATCTCACTCTTCCTCTTACGCTCATCATGCGTTTTGGATACTATTCTTGCTAAGAACCATTTCATGAGACATGGTAATTAAGGTGACCTCTGTTGGATAAGCTTCAATAGCTTGTAGCCAAAGACTTTCTAGATCAACCTAGATTAGAAATAGGCTCATTGTAATCCCAATAGAAATAGGAGTTATCTATTTCCTAAGGATAGTTAGAATTGTAATAGGATTAGAAAAGGATCTCTAAACCTATATATATGATTGCCGAGTTGTGGTAGATcattaattagaataaaagtTGTATAGTTTTGAGTTATTTTCCAAACAATTAATAAAGAGAGCAAGTTCTTTATTAAACCTGTGTTTGAATTTTGTCACTTtatttggtatcagagcctagGTAAAGGTTCTTGAAGATCAAAAGCCTGTCCAGCCATGGATTCAAAGGAATCCGGTTCCTCTGCAGTACGATGTCCGATGTTAAACAAAAGAAACTATACCGTATGGGTAATACGGATGAAAGTGGTCCTCCGCGCACATGAAGTATGGGAGACAATCGAGCCTGGTTCGAAAAACGATAAGAAGAACAGCATCGCAACAGCTCTATTGTTTCAATCCATACCAGAGAATCTCATTCTTCAAATCGGAGAATTAGATTCTCCAAACAAGCTTTAGGAAGGAATCAAAGCAAGACACGTATGAGCAGACCGGGTGAAAGAAGCTCGTTTATAGACGTTAATGACGAAATTTGACAAACTACAGATGAAGGAGACAGAGACAATCGATGGCTTCGCAGGAAAGATTTCAGAGAttgcttcaaaatcttcatCCCTAGGTAAAACAATGGATGAGCCAAAACTTGTAAAAAAGTTTCTTCAGAGTCTGCCCCCCGACAAGTATATTCATATCGTTGCCTCCCTTGAACAAGTGCTTGATTTGAATACGACAGCCTTTGAAGACATAGTAGGGAGACTCAAAACATATGAAGAAAGAATACTTGGCTCAAAATCTCAATCAAAGACCGACGAACAAGAAACTGTCTTGTTTTCAAATTCTGATGAAAACAAAGGAAGAGGACAGTAAAAATCGAGGTCGAGGACGAAGTTTTCGAGGAAGAGGCCATGGGAGAGACAATTTTCAAGGTCGAAACAGAGAGAAGAAGGACAAAACAGAGATAACGTGTTTCAGGTGTGATAAACAAGGACACTTCGCCTCTGTTTGTCCCACCAGGAAGAAAAACAACGACGAACTCAATAAAAGCGAGACAGGGACAGCGGATGCAGCTCTCTACATGCACGAAGTCGTTTTTCTGAATGAAGGAAAAGTAATGCCAAAAAAATACGAGACAACAAAGAAGGAAGAAGGTGTCTGGTATTTAGATAATGGCGCAAGCAATCACATGACTGGTGAAAATTCGTACTTCTCAGGACTTAATATGAACATCAAAGGAAAAGTCAAATTCGGAGATGGATCGCATGTGGGCATCAACAGCAAAGGGTCAATTTTGTTCGAGGCAAAGACGGGTGAACAAAAGCTCTTGACAGATGTCTATTAGATTCCCGATTTAAGAAGCAATATTTTAAGTCTGGGACAAGCCACCGAGCAAGGATGCGATGTTAGAATGAAGGATGATTATCTAACACTAAGAGATCCTAATGGAAGGCTACTAGCAAAAGTATTCAGGACTCCAAATAGACTTTACAAGATTTCTCTTAAAATCGGGAAACCTATTTGCTTGCTTTCAAAACTCGAGGAAGACTCATAGAAGTGGCATGCAAGACTCGGTCATGTCAGCTTCAGAACCATTAAATCGATGGCTATGCACAAGATGGTTCATGGCTTACCAGAGGTTGGAGGAGAGAAACAAGTCTGTGAATCCTGTTTAGTCGGAAAACAAACTCGCCAAAGCTTTCCGAAAGCAACAGCATTCAGAGCATCAAAACCGTTGGACCTACTACATGCTGACTTATGTGGGCCAATCTCACCAGCTACTCTCTCACAAAACAAGTATATTTTCGTTATAATAGATGATTATACGAGATATATGTGGTCGATCTTGATGAAAGAAAAAGGAGATGCTTTcgaaaaattcaaagcattcaAAACTCTTGTTGAGAAGGATGTTGACAAGAAGATTATGACACTTCGTACGGACAGAGGAGGTGAATTCACTTTGGTTGAATTCCAAGATTTTTGCAGAAAACACGGAATCAAGAGACACCTAACAGCTCCCTACACTCCTCAACAAAACGGAGTCGTTGAAAGGAGAAACAGAACGTTAATGGAGATGACACGAAGTATGCTCAAGGCGATGAACATACCAAACTATTTATGGGGAGAAGTTGTCCGTCACTCCACATATTTGATTAACCGTGTGCCCACTAGAGCCCTGAAAAATCAAACCCCATACGAGTGCCTTAAGGAGAGAAAGCCCAATGTTGAACATCTGAGAGTTTTCGGTTGTCTAGCCTATGCAAAAATCGACTCAACTCATCTTAAGAAGCTTGACAATAGATCTCAGACTCTGGTTCATCTAGGATTGAACTAGGTTCAAAGGCTTATAGACTTTACAATCCAACCACAAGGAAAACCATAGTGAGTCGAGATGTGATTTTCAATGAGAAGGCTTGCTGGAATTGGAAGGGAGCTGAACAAGAAGAGAAAGGAGAACCTGGTATGTATCGATTAACTTGGGGAGAAGTTACAGATGATGGACAAGGTCCATTCATTGTCAGCAACACTCAAGTTGAAAGTGATACTGAAATCGAAACTGAGCAACACCAAGAAAGTGAGACTGAAGAGGAAACTGGAATTGATACCAATGAACTAACAGCACAAGCTCCAGAGCAAATTCAACTCCGACGCTCACACACGACAGTCAAATCCACCCGGCTATCTCGATGACTATGTTTTAATGGCAGATATCAAATGTGAGATCCTTCTACTGTCTCTCAATGACGAGCCATATAATTATCAAGAGGCAAAGGACAAGGTGGAATGGACAAAAGCGTGTTATGAGGAGATCGATTcgataaacaaaaacaaaacatggACGCTAGTAAACAAACCAGTTGGAGTTAAAGTGATAGGTCTCAAGTGGGTGTTTAAGATTAAAAGGAATGCAGACGACTCAATTAATAAGCACAAAGCAAGACTCATTGCAAAAGGATATGTGCAACAATCAGGGATTGACTTTGATGAAGTCTTCGCACCTGTAGCTCGCATTGAGACTATCAGACTGTTAATTGGCTTAGCCGATTCTGAAGGATTGGAAATCCATCACCTTGATGTAAAAACCGCCTTTTTGCATGGAGAACTTAATGAAGAAGTTTATGTGTCTCAACCTGAAGGATTTGAAAAGAAGGGAGAAGAACATAAGGTTTTCAAACTCACTAAAGCATTATACGGTTTGAGACAAGCTCCACGGGCTTGGAACACAAAGCTTGATCAGATTTTAAAAGGTCTAAAATTCAAGAAGTGTTCTAAGGAAAGTTCAGTTTATCGAAAGGGAGAAGGAGGAAATCTTCTCCTCATCGCGGTTTATGTCGATGATCTCTTTGTTACTGGAAATACAACAAAGATCATCGAAGAGTTTAAAGCTGGTATGTCTTCCAACTTTGAGATGTCTGATCTTGGAAAGCTTACTTACTACCTTGGTATAGAAGTTAAACAAGGCATAGAAGGCATTGTGATAAAACAAGAGGCATATGCTCGTCGTATCCTAAAAGAAGCAGGATTAGAAGATTGCAATCCTGCCCaaatactgttaggttatgatacatatgaataaacataaatcatgcggaaaaaccataaagccaggaaacatattatttacacataatcatttaccataattcagatgcatacactttgtagcgtgccctccctagctgcgcccgaaccgaacaagaacaagtctttaggactccaagtgtcgtccctccgtagatagtccacagcacgtctagatccgccttaagattgaccaactagaatcgcccttaaggtactataaatttcggctaaatagggcaagaatatggctgatttttctacttaaaaatcttagctttttattgtttgaatacttgaaatcctcgatgtaaatatgtgaccctaggcacctatttatagagttatggaaaaggacttggaatcctattaggatactaatttatttaattagaatcttattaaaactctattaaacaaattctatctttattaggattaggatttaatcatatgacgaatcccggtagccttaggattcgagt encodes:
- the LOC110776734 gene encoding threonine synthase, chloroplastic gives rise to the protein MAASSSSLFNPATSTATSLFQNPKPKLNNHRLHRHPKPTPIFTLPPITATSSTSTHRAAHEDIREEARRHAKSHNFSAKYVPFNASPESTESYSLDEIVYRSRSGGLLDVQHDMDALKQFDGNYWKSLFDSRVGKTNWPYGSGVWSKKEWVLPEIDGDDIVSAFEGNSNLFWAERFGKQFLGMSDLWVKHCGISHTGSFKDLGMTVLVSQVNRLRKMKRPVVGVGCASTGDTSAALSAYCASAGIPSIVFLPADKISMAQLVQPIANGAFVLSIDTDFDGCMQLIREVTAELPIYLANSLNSLRLEGQKTAAIEILQQFDWEVPDWVIVPGGNLGNIYAFYKGFKMCYELGLVDKMPRLVCAQAANANPLYLHYKSGWKDFKAIKANTTFASAIQIGDPVSIDRAVFALKNCNGIVEEATEEELMDAMAQADSTGMFICPHTGVALTALFKLRNSGVIGPNDRTVVVSTAHGLKFTQSKVDYHSKSIPDMSCKFANPPVQVKADFGAVMDVLKGYLNKTPKV
- the LOC110776736 gene encoding uncharacterized protein translates to MTKFDKLQMKETETIDGFAGKISEIASKSSSLGKTMDEPKLVKKFLQSLPPDKYIHIVASLEQVLDLNTTAFEDIVGRLKTYEERILGSKSQSKTDEQETVLFSNSDENKGRGQKKNNDELNKSETGTADAALYMHEVVFLNEGKVMPKKYETTKKEEGVWYLDNGASNHMTGENSYFSGLNMNIKGKVKFGDGSHVGINSKGSILFEAKTGEQKLLTDVY